CATCGATTGTATCTCCATCAACTACATATGGACAATATCCACTGGCTTCATAATTTTTAGTAGTTGTAAGACTGTTATTTAGATTTGATAGAGTATTAGAGGAGTTATTATAATTTGAAATTGAACTTGTATTATAAGAATTATTATTTTGGCTTGTACAACCAGCAATTGCTACAATAAATGCTATTAATACCAAAATAAAAATTATTCTCGTTATTTTCAAAGATCTATCTCCATATTATTATTTTGATCTACTTATTAAAAAAGATAATGAAACGTGTATAACCAATTCTCATTTAAATTGGTAGAAACTAATGTTTCTAATCTTTTTCTTAAATTATTTTGCTTAGATTAAGAATTTTTCGGCCCTTAGCTATATTCTGTTTAATTTTAGGCATAAAAATGTAAAAATAGAAAGTTTTATTGTAGATTATAACAAACATTTGTTTTGGGGGATAGTGTTGGATAAGTTAACTAAGATATTGATTGTTGTGGTTATTATTTTAGTCGCAGGACTGAGTTTAACTGTTGGTTTATTGTTCGGTAACAATTTAAACAAACCTTTAATGATAAATAATATAACAAATTCAACCAATACTTCTACACAAAGTAATCAAACAAATTCTACTAATCAAACCAAGATAAGTAATACTAAAAATAAGTATATAGGTGAAAGTCAAGCGATAAGGATAGCTAAGGCAGCATGGCCTGTACCCAAAGCCACATATTATATAGACACTTATCCTACATCCAAGTCACCTTACTACTGGGTTACAGTTCAGGATAATCCTAATATCGGTCCTGGCGGGTTTGTTAAGATTAATGCAATCACTGGTGAGGTACTAGAGGCGGGTACATAATATTATTTAATTATCCTAACCTAAAACTGTCTACTATCTGTTTATAAGTATTCACACCTTAGTTATCCAATATAGGGAGGTTAGAGTGTTTAGAAAGATGTTGATGTATAATAGGGGAAGTTTAGATTGTTTTAATTTTAATTTTTTACCTTTCCAGTTACGGCATCTATAAATACATATTCTCGTTTAGGTTCTCCGTTAGGGTTTTTATTTTTTAAATCCACTTTCCAGTATGGATTGCCCGGTAATCCTCTTGCTGGAGCATCAATATAATTAATAATACCTGAAGCGGTAAAATTAAATTTTGCTGCGTATTTGTTTGCTATGGTTGTAGCTTGAGACTCACTTATAGTATTTTTTTGGTTTGATTGTATATTTTCAGTAGTATTATTAACTGTATTCTGTTTAAGTGTCGTATTATTTGTTGTAGTTAATACTTGTGGTGTATTGGATTGCATTTCAATAAACAAACCTATAATTAAACCTAATCCTACCAATAAAGTCACACATACAATTAAAAGTATTTTGGTATTTTTTTCCATTTCAAACCACATTTTAATTTATAATTATATATCATGAATTCCAAAAAATTTTATTGTTAACTGTCTGTAAAGTTCCAATATTTATGCATATGTTGTTTAATATTGGGGTTAGTTGCTTCAAAGGTTGTAAAATCATTAGTTATTTTAGTCATCTCACCAGTCACTATATCTTCTTGTTTTTTGATATTTGCTGTTTCAACAAGGTTATTTTGTTGTATGAATTGTATCCTCTGTTTCCATAACTCTAATTCAGTTATATAATAGTTAGTTGAGTTAAGATTCATAGCGATAGCATCCTTGTAAGGACCATCTGCATATTGATATGCTGTTTCCTCATAAGACTTGGCTTGATTTGATTTATTTATCATATCATCAATATTATTATACATCTGATCGTAATTGATTGGTGTTGTATTAGCAATTTTGTTGGTTTGATCATATTCTGTACCAACGCCTAACATTACTACATGGAAATTCAGCATATTAACATCCATTTGTTGCGTTTTATAATTTTGATAAACAAAAGTACCTGCTACAATGATTAAAACAGCTAAAATTACAATAATTATAATTAAAATGTTGTTTTTCCTTTCCAAAAACATCCCAAATCTTATTATATATTTTATATAAATAAATATGATCATTTAATTTTAGTGAAAAATATCACATATTGCTAAGAAAAGAAAATAACATGAAAAAAAAATTGATGAACTGCGCACAAAAATTGATGAATTCATAATAAATGCAGAGACCTTAGTAAATTCATGGAGCAGAAATACAAATTTTTCGACCCTCCGGGGGAAACCTATTACAACGAGCGTTAAATCGGTATATAACGAATTTATTACATTACGAACTCTATCGAGAAGCTTAACCAAAAAATAGAGAAATCCCCCAACACCAAATATTATAGGAATCCTACCAGCTCACCATTGTTCGCAGGATGCCGTCCATTTACTTTTGTTGGGTCCCGGATTTCTGATCAATTTTTTGGAGCCGGTTCACGAACGCTATCGATGAATTCGCTATATACCCAACGATTTAACGAAGTTGAATAGCTTGAATTGTTGAAAATTATTAAGTAAGTTATAATATTTTATAATATTAAGATTTATTCTGGATTATGTACTAAATTTTCACTAAGAATACGTTTAGCTAAATCTAAACATTTTTTAGATTCTTCCTTAGAACAATCTTGACCTTCATGAACAATTTTATCTCTTTTCCTTTTGAGTTCCATAAAAGTTTTATATTGTTCATTCTTTATTATTCCTAAAAGATTCAGCGTTTCAATTATGTAGTATGCTGACCAGCGACCTGGATTCTTTAAATCATTTTCTCTATTTTTGTCTTGTTTATTATCCTCTTTAATTTTATCAATTATTTTTTCTTTCCAAAGATTTGATAAATAACGTTCAAGTATTAACCAGCTAATAATAAATGATTGAGAATATAAATAGTTTGTAAAATGTGTATAACTTTCTAAATAAAAAATTGAGAAATCTTTAAAAATTTTATCGTTTTTAATTTTTTCTGCGATATTGAATAATTCATATATTTTATTTTCGGATACTTTTATTCTGTTAAATTCTATATTTATTGGAATATTCCATTGTGCATTAATTAAATTTGTTCGCATTGAGTTTATAGGCATAGATTGACTTCCGATCCTTCTATCTTCAGGATCTATCTCTACTGTACCCAGTTCAGATTCATTTATTATAGATACTGGAATATCAAAAAGAAGTGCAATTGCCATTATTTCATTTAATTTTTTAATAGCTTTTTTTTTATTAGATTCTCCAATAGCAATAAAGCCATCACTTTTGATTATTAAGATTTTGTTCTTATAATTGATATCTTGAATCGTTTTTGTAAATTGCACTAGTGGTTTTTTATTTAATATATCTTTCAATGAAGGTATAGGGAATTGATCACCAATCCAAATTGGTGGATAAAAAAATGTTCCAAATCCATCTATTAAATTTTTTTCTATTTTCGCTTCAGGCGGTTTATGGGAGTTTTGTTTAGGTTTTAACTTGATTTGGGTTATAATATTAAATACTTCATTTTTTGGCTCAATTTCTTGAATTTTGCCTAAATGGACCCAACCAAATGCATCTAAATTTATTCTGCATTTCATTAAGCTTGAATTCGTTCTTTTTCTATCTGAATGTAATGTTTGAACATAATTTTTAAACATTTCAATTCCATTAATAAGAATAATCTTAATTTCATCTGAATATTTTCTATCTTTTATAAAAGGTATAGATTCATCTTTATGCAATAGTTTATTCCATTTTTTCTTTTTTAAATATTCATTGAGAAAATCAATATAATCTCTAGAATCTAAGAGTTCTACTTTAATATCTAAATCATTTTCATCTTTAAAGTGTGTAAAAAAATGGAATTGGAGATCAATATCCAATTCATCATTTTTAATCCATACTGATTCAACTTGAAGAGGTTTATTCAAATCTTCAAGATTAGTTATTAGTTCCTTTTCTTCATCAGATAATTTATCATATTCTTCTCTGAATGTTAAAATAAAGTTTTTCATCCAAGTACTCAATTTATCTTTAGAATTCATAATTATCAAAATTAGTTTGTTTTATTCCATATAAATAATATTTATCCTGAAGTTGAAATGGACTTAAATGGCCATGAATTGTTTTTTATGTTAGTAAAATTTGATGTAAAAATTGTGAGATGGTTTATTTGTAAAAGGTAAAATTTAAGACAAAAATTTTAATATTATATATTTTAAAATTTTTCACTCGGAAACCATTTCAAATCTTTAATTGTTGCTTTCTTATCAGTTTCAAAATTTATAAATACACCATATTTATATCCTAATTCATTTCTGAAAGCTTTGATCTTATCTTTATCTGACTGTCCAGTATCATTATTAGAAGATTTTTTTACTTCTATTACTAATAAATTAGATCTAGTTCTCCTTTGATGGACAATAATATCTGGAAAAACATTTTTTATCTTTTCTTTGTCTTTATTAATTTCTTCTTCATAGATTACTTCCCAATCCTTCAATTGTTTAGGTAATTCATGACCTTTACGATTGTACTCACAGTCCACATTCCATTCTACAAATTCGGATTGTAAATATTCAGCTAATTTATGAGTAATAGATCGTTCATGAGCATCAGAATACAAAAGAAAATCATCATATTTTAATAATAATCTAATTGACTTTTCAACTTTGTTTTTTATTTCAGACGGTTTAACCGGTTTAAATTCATAACCCATAAAATATCTCCTCTTCAAAATATTAACATCTCATTTTCAAGTAATTATGATAATTATAGATTTAATCCCAAATTAATCTTTAGAACCGAGTTAGGCGTTCTTTTTTCTTCCATTTGCATATCCTTCTATCATTTTGGTTGCATTTACTTTATACTGTTGATGTAGTTTAGATGATCATTCATATTTCCATATATTATTTATCTTATTTTGACATTTTTTACAAAATTCCGGAGGAATGCAATTAGATTGCATAACACAATTAGGATGGTGATTATTTATCCCAATCATGTGTCCAAATTCATGTTTCGTGGCTATACCGATATGTTTCCTTTTTATTACAATTAGTCCTTGATTGGATGATGATATCCCGTATATTGCAACTTCATGATTGGATTGTTTAAAACTATATGATTGATTAACTACAATTACTACACCATAAGGCAAAAATTTAGTTTCTTTCCTTCTTCTGTTTAGGGCTTTTTCCAAATATTCAAAATCAATTTCATCTGTGTAAGAACATAGTTTCACTAGTTGTTCAAGATCATCTTTTTTATCGATATTTCCCTTTTTTACTGATAACGGTAATGAGAATCCATTTATTACTTCGGTTATAATCTCGATAACTTTTTCTATTTCGTTATTAGATACTCCTGATAAACCATACACGTGGATTTTACCAGTTTCTTCCCATCCCCAAGGTTCCGGTCCATCTAAACTCCAATAAGATTTAATAATATCATCTCCATTATTAAGTCCAAGACAATCAGATCTAATAAGTGTAATTCTATTCAATATTATATTTATTTTGCCTTTTTGAAAGATATCCAGTTATTCTAAATTTAATTAAACGCTTTATTCATAATGTAATTTCCGATAAACTATTAATAGAATATAATAATTTGTGTTTTTTTATTCTTGTTTAATTGATGTAATGTTCCTTCGTCGCAAGCTCATCAGTCACAAACACAAACATGTGGTTTATAATGTTGATTAACTTATGAGAATTATTTCATATCATTTTCATACCTAATAAACCTAAACAATCTATATCTTGGCCTTTTCGTTGCAGGTTGGATATCACTATTTCCTGACATCCGGGATAGAATATTAGGGAAACATAGAGGTTACGGCCATTCGATATTCTGGTTGATCCCATTTATATTAATTTCATTCTTTAATATAACAATAGGAGCTGGGCTTGTTATGGGGATCATATCACACGCTGTTTTAGATATACTTACAACCCATGGATCTCCCTTATTGTACCCATTGTCTAAAACAAATTTTGTCGTCTTAAACGAGAAAAAAAGAATCAAAACGGGTACAAAACAAGACAAAGCAGTTTTTATAACTCTCATGTTCCTATTAATTCCCATTTTTGTTTTTTCAACAAGTTACTCACACATTGATAATGGTATACTTGGTCTAAACTTCCTACCGGATGTTTCAAACGGATCAGATGGAAATATACATGGATCAAGCCATTCTATTAAAAACAGTCCAAATTTAAATATTCAACTTCCACGACCTGTAAAAAATGTAACTGAGGATATAACTATAAAGAATGTTGATGATAATGAAACAAGCATTATAGTAACTAATACTTGAGATGGAGGTTTGAAAAATGAGTAAGTATGCGAATGAATGTTTGATCTACTGTGATGCATACGGCAGCTATGTTATACCATCCGAATGTGAAAAATGCTTGTTAAAAAAGGATTGTATTAAAATTAAACTAAGTATTATTAAAAGTGAAAGTTTGAATATATTAAATACTTTTAAATTATAATTTCTATCGAATGGTGTTATTCTATAACTCTAATTAGACATCAAAATCCTAGATAAAAACTTTTATAAAAAAGTAATACATTAAACCTTTTCTATTCCGTTCTAATAGCAAATATTATTCTATAGTATTTTTTAGTATATAATAACGATTATCTGGTAGTGGGGATGATTAGAACGAAAATAGAAAAAATAAAGATTAGTGGAATAAAATCACATAAGAATACTACAGTAAATATTGAAGATTATAACATTCTGGTTGGAGAAAACAATTCTGGAAAAAGTAATATTATTTTTGCAATAAGATGGTTTTTTGGTCACGAGAATCTTAAAATATCAGAAGATGATATTTCAAAGGGTTATTCTGGTGATCCATCGGTAATAATCAATTTTGTTTTTGATGATGATGAAACTATACCTGCGCAATTTATAAATGAATTTGCTGATGAAACAGGTAAAAAATTTATTGTAGAAGCTTATTGTCCATTTGAAAATTTAAAAGTAAGTTCTCAAAGAGCTAAATATAGATTGAGGAAAGCTTATAAAAAAGAAAAAGATATTGGGAGAATTTCCTTTAATTTAGATATAATTTTCGTTCCTTCTATCAGAAAATTATCTGATGAATTCAAATTCACCAGTAAATCTACAATAAAAAAATTGGTATCTAAATATGTCGTTGAAACAATTAAAGATGACGATAAGTATTTAGATATTGAAAAAAGCATAAATAAAATGTCTGATTCGTTAGGTAAAGAAAATAATAGTCCATTTAATACATTAAATGAATCACTTAAGAGATACATGTTGGATTATGGAAATACGGACATTGCTTTTAATTTAAAGCCTCAAAAAGTCGAAGATTTTGTTGAAAGATCATTTGAAGCCCGTATAAATAACTCTGACTTGCCCCTTGATTCTCAAGGGATGGGGTTTCAAAGGTCTTTAATTTTCTCTCTTTTATGTAATATTGCCGATATTAGTATCGAAGATTCTAATCTTTCTTTGTACT
This sequence is a window from Methanobacterium sp. SMA-27. Protein-coding genes within it:
- a CDS encoding PepSY domain-containing protein, with protein sequence MDKLTKILIVVVIILVAGLSLTVGLLFGNNLNKPLMINNITNSTNTSTQSNQTNSTNQTKISNTKNKYIGESQAIRIAKAAWPVPKATYYIDTYPTSKSPYYWVTVQDNPNIGPGGFVKINAITGEVLEAGT
- a CDS encoding PepSY domain-containing protein; translation: MEKNTKILLIVCVTLLVGLGLIIGLFIEMQSNTPQVLTTTNNTTLKQNTVNNTTENIQSNQKNTISESQATTIANKYAAKFNFTASGIINYIDAPARGLPGNPYWKVDLKNKNPNGEPKREYVFIDAVTGKVKN
- a CDS encoding metal-dependent hydrolase — protein: MFWLIPFILISFFNITIGAGLVMGIISHAVLDILTTHGSPLLYPLSKTNFVVLNEKKRIKTGTKQDKAVFITLMFLLIPIFVFSTSYSHIDNGILGLNFLPDVSNGSDGNIHGSSHSIKNSPNLNIQLPRPVKNVTEDITIKNVDDNETSIIVTNT